In Solibacillus isronensis, one DNA window encodes the following:
- a CDS encoding acyl-CoA dehydrogenase family protein, with amino-acid sequence MVTVVENKDLYEEIIQKAKRIGEVAELEAIEADHNSTISPRIADIIREEEIHRLILPKEFGYPQLDWRTFVDMVSTVGYHNLSAAWLTYFFSAHNAWVCYYPKHIRDEVINQGGFVADVFAPIGKVEKAEDGYLVSGKYNFVSGINYCDWVGVGAMMKFDDSEKPERVGILLKVSDLEVVKTWDSLGLRGSGSNTLIVDNIFVKPDAILRFSKIIENSQPPYEDFDQNYLYYNTPFYPGFYVGFAAMAVGGAERVLDEFEKHTAGRVRFSGVNEKESPTSQRVLSELKLELLSAKTLLNEYINMMQTDKGGSYEGAKYKAIRAKVIDKCTQIGVKSLLTLGGHALLKGHPVELFTRDLMAIATHITSLYEDGILGYGRHLFGVNTNIQG; translated from the coding sequence ATGGTTACCGTAGTTGAAAATAAAGACCTTTATGAAGAAATAATTCAAAAAGCAAAGCGTATTGGTGAAGTTGCAGAGCTAGAAGCAATTGAAGCCGATCACAACTCGACAATTTCTCCCCGCATAGCTGATATTATCCGGGAGGAGGAAATTCACCGTTTAATTTTGCCTAAAGAATTTGGCTATCCACAACTTGATTGGCGCACATTCGTTGATATGGTAAGTACAGTTGGTTACCACAATCTTTCAGCTGCATGGTTAACGTACTTTTTCTCAGCTCATAACGCTTGGGTGTGCTATTACCCAAAACACATTCGTGATGAAGTCATTAATCAGGGAGGTTTTGTAGCAGACGTATTTGCCCCAATAGGCAAAGTAGAAAAAGCGGAAGACGGTTATCTCGTTTCCGGCAAGTATAATTTTGTAAGCGGTATCAACTATTGTGATTGGGTTGGCGTTGGCGCAATGATGAAATTTGATGACAGTGAAAAACCAGAACGTGTAGGGATTTTACTGAAAGTTTCTGACTTGGAAGTTGTAAAAACGTGGGATTCACTTGGTCTTCGCGGATCAGGCAGCAACACATTAATCGTCGATAACATTTTTGTGAAACCTGATGCCATTTTACGTTTCAGCAAAATTATTGAAAATAGCCAGCCACCATATGAAGATTTTGACCAGAATTATTTATACTACAATACACCATTCTACCCTGGATTCTATGTAGGTTTTGCAGCGATGGCTGTCGGTGGTGCCGAGCGTGTGCTTGATGAATTTGAAAAACATACAGCGGGACGCGTACGCTTTTCAGGTGTAAATGAAAAAGAGTCCCCTACCAGCCAACGTGTGCTTTCAGAGCTAAAGCTTGAATTGCTTTCTGCCAAAACACTATTAAATGAATATATCAATATGATGCAAACGGATAAAGGTGGTTCCTACGAAGGGGCTAAATATAAAGCGATTCGTGCAAAAGTTATCGATAAATGTACACAGATCGGTGTAAAGTCACTACTTACATTAGGCGGTCATGCGTTATTAAAAGGTCATCCGGTAGAACTATTTACTCGTGACTTGATGGCGATTGCGACCCACATTACTTCTCTCTATGAAGATGGAATTTTAGGTTACGGCAGGCACTTATTCGGTGTTAATACAAATATTCAAGGTTAA
- a CDS encoding alpha/beta fold hydrolase has translation MTIFEGFHNSYVLANGVRTHYSWAGTEGPAVILLHGAGPGACGAAGWRFMLPALAKAGFRAYAIDQLSMGFTDVRPHAWPVNGHQSLVDHVHDFIEALCLDEVSLVGNSQGAYIAAKYAIDHPEKVNKVVYIGSNTIYQAMQEVPERKLRSFLEVIGYDYTEESLRKFMYRNSNEDTVVPEELIQLRHQAATRPGVRESNQAFDAYLARMNEEPKLWDRYCIKDSLPKLKVPGLFIWGNQDAVAPVETGYKLEKLLPNIKFEYIENCGHQAQTDQPEIVNKLVIDFLAVEKGQKVTAQ, from the coding sequence ATGACAATTTTTGAAGGATTTCATAATAGTTACGTATTAGCAAATGGTGTACGTACGCACTATTCTTGGGCCGGAACAGAAGGACCAGCAGTGATATTACTACACGGAGCAGGACCGGGGGCTTGTGGCGCAGCCGGATGGCGTTTTATGCTGCCAGCTCTGGCAAAAGCAGGGTTCCGCGCATATGCAATCGATCAATTATCAATGGGGTTCACAGATGTACGCCCTCATGCATGGCCTGTAAACGGACATCAAAGTTTAGTAGATCATGTACATGATTTTATTGAAGCCCTATGTCTGGATGAAGTATCACTTGTCGGTAACTCACAAGGAGCTTACATTGCAGCTAAATATGCAATCGACCATCCTGAAAAGGTAAATAAAGTAGTTTATATCGGCAGTAATACCATTTATCAGGCAATGCAAGAAGTACCTGAAAGAAAGCTCCGTTCATTCTTGGAAGTAATTGGATACGATTATACAGAAGAATCGTTACGAAAATTTATGTATCGTAATTCAAATGAAGACACAGTCGTTCCGGAAGAGTTGATTCAGCTCCGTCATCAAGCCGCAACCCGCCCAGGTGTACGAGAATCTAATCAAGCATTTGACGCATACTTGGCAAGAATGAATGAGGAACCAAAACTTTGGGATCGCTACTGCATAAAAGATTCGTTACCAAAATTAAAAGTCCCTGGCTTATTTATCTGGGGGAACCAAGATGCTGTTGCACCAGTTGAGACAGGATATAAACTCGAAAAATTGTTACCTAATATTAAATTTGAATATATTGAAAACTGCGGTCACCAGGCACAAACTGACCAACCAGAAATCGTTAACAAACTTGTTATAGATTTTTTAGCAGTTGAAAAAGGACAAAAGGTTACAGCCCAATAA